AACTCCAGGAACACCATGGCTGTTGTCTCCAGTGCCACGCGCAGCAAGAGCGAGAACATGAAACCCAGCATGCTGAGCATCCGGGCCTGGGAGTGTACCTGGGTCGGGTACAGGCTGACGGGGGGTATCCGGATGCTCTGAGCGCGATGACTATGGCTAGGCGTGAGGAGAATCTGGCAGGGCAAACCAGTGCCGCGCGCAAGCGGGAGATCTACACTGGAATTCGcccggctgcagcagactccCACCCGGTCCATGTCTGCCTGGATGCCGACCACCAGACAGGAAGCCAGACTGGGGTGACCTTTGATATCGATAGTATCATGGGGTTTGCGCATAGCCTGGCAGTGGCCAAATTAGGGGTGCGGTGGAACCCGACCCAGAGGCCTGTCTCTGATCTCCATTCCAGCCTGCACCTTGATCCCCGTCCTGTACACCAAGTTAGTCGTGAGGGCCGTGCTCACTATACCCGGCAGCCGGTACATCAGATCCCACATTATACATTTGGCCGGGTGGTAGGGTTTGAGGATATCTCATTGTACTTCCTGTTCCCCCGACTATACCGGGAGGAGCAGCAATCCAGCCGTCTCCAGGAGCAGGACTTCCGGGTCTGGATGGACCAGGTCCTCCTCCCTGCCATTTACCAACACTATGATGGCTCTCTCGTCCAGCATTACCCATCCAGCTTTGACCACAGTCGGTTCAATGCCACGGCCCGGGGTGTCGAGATGCGTTCCCAGCGGGTAGATCCGGTTGCCCGGGAACAGCTTCTATTCTACTTCCTCCCACCTGATGCCCTCCCGCTGGTGTGGACGAGTATTCAGGAGACGATCCAGCAGGCCGGGCTTCAGCAATTCTTGGATCTGACTATTCTGATCCAGGGGAAAAATCTCAAGACCCTGAGTAAGGCTGAAACCTGGGAGGGCATGATGCAGCGGTTTGGTCAGCACTGGGATAATACAATTAATCCAGCCGACCTGTCTGACCATTGCTACGTGGATATTGGCAAGGAGACCTGTCCGACCGGCACGTCCCAGGTTGGTGGGCCTGGTCTGCTTGCATCGCGGCTCGGTGCAGACCCGGTATCCCCTGTCCGTCCGCCGGGGCAACAGACCCTCCtctggaggcgatgctgCTTGGACTCCTATGGCGCGTggatccagcagcagcatccgccCCAGTCCGCGCCCCCCAAGCAACAGTTCTACCCGATCAGCTTGCTTCACGACACAGGTAGCCTGACACTGGAGACCCGTCGATCCTCCCCACAGCGGCGGGCGGGCCTCCTCTATACCCAGCTGTACTCCAGCGTCAAGGAGGTCTTTGCAGCCGGGGATGTGTACCCATTTTCCAACCCCTCCCTGGAGacgttggcgctggatcccCAACTGCACAAAACCTGGCAGCATGTTGGCGGGGGTCTGAGCCATGACCCGGTTGCGTTAGTGCGGGCGTATCTGAACATGAAGCAGCGGTGCCATGCAGCCCTGCAGGGTTCCTATATGAAGGTCTTTGGCCTTCGCGAAGAACACCGGGTGTCACTCCCCCTCTACCATGCGATCGACCGGGAATTCCGAGCgcgtcatctccatcagtcCCGCCTCCCTGGTGTTTTGTCCGGGCGGGAGCCATTCTACTCCctgccaacctcgaccctcctcttctggatCTACTGGAATATCAATAAATTCTGTGTCGGGTTTGAGATGGTTCATAGCCTGAATGACCGCCATTTTGTTACCTGGGAGCATACtcgggtgatgatgatgttcctGCGCTGCCTGCAGTTCTCCTACGCGGGTGGCCTGGTCCAGCGGGTGTCTGGGTGCTGGCGGGACGTCTGGTTCCGGCCGGATGCGCGACGGCCGGATGGGCTCCGCCGGTGTGAAGGTCTTGGATTTCAGAGGCAGATGAAAGAGTACGGGTACGCCTGGTTTCTGGATAAGCTGAACTG
This genomic interval from Aspergillus puulaauensis MK2 DNA, chromosome 7, nearly complete sequence contains the following:
- a CDS encoding uncharacterized protein (COG:S;~EggNog:ENOG410PW0G) translates to MAQPRPCPDQAKRGRPRKYNSTEERKASRAVQQRNQRQSTRAAQRAQEFNQYYSLDVPLSTEIHEAPPTYFPPGEHSIATEIEQLLAPLSPGLGPWEEPMLADPPISPDPAPPILPEGAPNQPTQTDPILDTPGNSHQATEPTLDSVPDPSRSPPTNPADQIHGLAQALTDQLQEHHGCCLQCHAQQEREHETQHAEHPGLGVYLGRVQADGGYPDALSAMTMARREENLAGQTSAARKREIYTGIRPAAADSHPVHVCLDADHQTGSQTGVTFDIDSIMGFAHSLAVAKLGVRWNPTQRPVSDLHSSLHLDPRPVHQVSREGRAHYTRQPVHQIPHYTFGRVVGFEDISLYFLFPRLYREEQQSSRLQEQDFRVWMDQVLLPAIYQHYDGSLVQHYPSSFDHSRFNATARGVEMRSQRVDPVAREQLLFYFLPPDALPLVWTSIQETIQQAGLQQFLDLTILIQGKNLKTLSKAETWEGMMQRFGQHWDNTINPADLSDHCYVDIGKETCPTGTSQVGGPGLLASRLGADPVSPVRPPGQQTLLWRRCCLDSYGAWIQQQHPPQSAPPKQQFYPISLLHDTGSLTLETRRSSPQRRAGLLYTQLYSSVKEVFAAGDVYPFSNPSLETLALDPQLHKTWQHVGGGLSHDPVALVRAYLNMKQRCHAALQGSYMKVFGLREEHRVSLPLYHAIDREFRARHLHQSRLPGVLSGREPFYSLPTSTLLFWIYWNINKFCVGFEMVHSLNDRHFVTWEHTRVMMMFLRCLQFSYAGGLVQRVSGCWRDVWFRPDARRPDGLRRCEGLGFQRQMKEYGYAWFLDKLNWDTMTFCQPSAQYMMFNSPSMQTAYRARYAQIRDVRLDFLRVHQAHQWMEEFSSVSPCLDLLQDFLRQLALCVFRKDVFFQVKRLLHPDHAPRALAGEVPLSYDSITDVFLEGAQPIQLLDQRRVAVKSIHSLIAWLWEWKDGRQD